The following nucleotide sequence is from Hydrogenispora ethanolica.
TCCTTCGTATTGTAGCTCTGTTCTAAGCTCTCGCTTAGTTTAACCTACGTTTTGCGAATCGGATGCTGGCACTTCCATTATATCTTACACGGATCATGGCATCCCTTACAAGGATCGCAAGATCCTTTGAAAGGATCGAGGCATCCCTTACAAGGATGGCTTTCATCCTAACAAGGATGAAGAAGATCCGAGTTGGACGAAAGACCATACCTGACACGAGAGGGGATCGACTGATATATTAGCAGGGCCGGGATGGGGGACGGAGGGTCGGGAAAGGTCGGGCAGGAAGAAAATGGACGGGTGCGCTGCTTATTTAAGTTGGTCCATTGAAAAAGGGTAAAGACAAGAAACTCAAGCGCGATGAAGCATTGACGGAACTGAAAAGAGGGACCTATCATGATGAGACCTATCGGGGCTGTTCGAAGAGTGGATTGTCTCGGCAGAATTGTGATTCCCAGTGAAGTACGGCGGACCATTAACATTGATGAAGCTGATTCCCTTGAGATTTACGTCGATCGCGACATGATTGTCATGAAAAAATATGAACCGGCTTGCGTCTTTTGCGGGAGTCCCGAAGGAGTAAAAATCGTCAGGGAAAAAAATATTTGTGCTTCCTGTCACCGGGCTTTGAAAGACCTCGGTCTTTGATAGTCGGCTTGAATGTCAACGGCGGCGGCCGCTTCGCTGAAAAGGACCATTATCCGAGTGTTTCCTACCGAAACGGAAGATGAGGAGAGATCCGCTATGGACCGAGGTTGTTTTGGCAAACGGAAGGTTTATGCTACTATGAGAAAGGCGTCCATTAATGCAAACAAAGGCAATCAGCCCGATTGACTGTTGCCCCTTTAAAAATATTTGCTCTATTTTACCAAATTGGTAAAACTTCATTAGTCCATCAAACTAACTTAATTTTTTACCCATATTTTCAGCTTCCTCTAAAATCTCAGACTGCCGTATCATATCGTCTCTTTCGTTTAAGTCACCGACAATAATATTGCCGGCATTTTCCATCCCAAAGTAACCAAAAAGTTGATTCAAATATTCCGTCACATTACTGAATGCCGCTGCAGGCGCGCCGCTACATGTAACGGTGATGTACTTTTTCCCCGGCAAGTGTTTTGCAGTCAGATCAGGCTTTAAAAACGGACGGAATCTGTCAAGGAAATTTTTTGTTACTCCGCTAACCTGCAGCATATATATCGGTGTTCCCACAATAAGGTAGTCTGCTTTTACGATTTGGGGGAAAAGTTTTGTTAACTTGTCATCCATTGAACAAAAATCGACCTTTTCGAGCTGACATGCATCACATGCTATACATCCTTGATGATTCATTTCGGATAAATTGTAAACATCAACCTCATGACCACTTTCCTTGGCACCTTTACAAATAGCATTTACTATTTTGGCCGTATTGCCATCTCTTCTTGGACTCCCTATGAATGCCATCACTTTCATTCTTATTCCTCCTGTTGTACTTTTTCATAATGTATTGATATTGTAAATTCTTTTCTTATTCTCATAAGTGTTATGTTTATTCGATTGCAGCTTTCATCGCGTTGTACATCTTTTCTGCGTACTCGTCAATTTCATCGCGCGACATTCGCAAGCGGTCTGCTGAAGTACTGTATCCGATTTCCGTTTTCCCTTCTTCCAATCCTTTGAAAATGCCGTCCGCGAAGGCATCTAGCGGTTCTATCCGCGTATGCAGCCATGCTCCGTTTAAATCCGTAGCGACTGCCGGCGGAGCTATTTCGATCACTTCGATGGCTGTAGCTGAAAGCTGGTATCTCAGGCTCATCGTAAAAGAATGAAGTGCCGCTTTTGTGGCCGAATAAATCGGAGTAATCGCAAGTGGTGTAAACGCTAATCCAGACGTCACGTTAATAATAGCCGCCGCTCCTTTTTCAGCAAAGAATGGCGCGAACAGCAGGGAGAGATGGATAGGCGCTTCAAGGTTTGCCGTAATTTCCTTGCTGAAGTAGCTCCAATTGTGCTTGGCATCGGCTTTTAATACATTGAAGCGCTGTAGAATTCCGGCATTGTTGACTAATCCATTTGTCTCTGGATAATTGGCGGTTACCCAATCGAATAATGCTATACGCTCGGATTCGATCGTCAGATCGCATCTACGGGTAATGATGCCTGGGAATTTTTCTTTGGCTTGTTGAAGTACGTTTTCCCGTCGCCCGCAAATAATGATTTGATTTCCGCGCTTGATAAAGCGTTCCGCAAAAGCCAGCCCGATTCCGGAACCTCCACCCGTAATGAGTATGGTGTTGCCCGAAAGTTTCATATGACTTCCACCTTTCAATTTTAATTATTTCAGCATCAGCAACAATCCCTAAATGCAATTCTAGGTTTTCGTTTATACCATTACCTAATCACTTTATCATGTTCGCATTTTCAACGCCTGAATGATTCAATCGAAATATAGCACAATCTTATCATGCACAGCGGGAGATGAAATCATACTGCGTCTGTATCGAGAGCAGGTTGTCGAATCAAATAACAATGAAAAGGACACTCCAAGGTGGAATGTCCTGCTGTTTTTACCCACTATTATAAGCGTTGTGATAAACC
It contains:
- a CDS encoding SDR family oxidoreductase, yielding MKLSGNTILITGGGSGIGLAFAERFIKRGNQIIICGRRENVLQQAKEKFPGIITRRCDLTIESERIALFDWVTANYPETNGLVNNAGILQRFNVLKADAKHNWSYFSKEITANLEAPIHLSLLFAPFFAEKGAAAIINVTSGLAFTPLAITPIYSATKAALHSFTMSLRYQLSATAIEVIEIAPPAVATDLNGAWLHTRIEPLDAFADGIFKGLEEGKTEIGYSTSADRLRMSRDEIDEYAEKMYNAMKAAIE
- a CDS encoding flavodoxin family protein — protein: MKVMAFIGSPRRDGNTAKIVNAICKGAKESGHEVDVYNLSEMNHQGCIACDACQLEKVDFCSMDDKLTKLFPQIVKADYLIVGTPIYMLQVSGVTKNFLDRFRPFLKPDLTAKHLPGKKYITVTCSGAPAAAFSNVTEYLNQLFGYFGMENAGNIIVGDLNERDDMIRQSEILEEAENMGKKLS
- a CDS encoding AbrB/MazE/SpoVT family DNA-binding domain-containing protein — translated: MRPIGAVRRVDCLGRIVIPSEVRRTINIDEADSLEIYVDRDMIVMKKYEPACVFCGSPEGVKIVREKNICASCHRALKDLGL